The genomic stretch CGAGGCGTCCTCCATCAACCTGGACAAGAACAGCATCAAGTTTCTGTCCGAGCGGGCCTTTGGCACCCTGCCTTCGCTCAAGACACTCTCGCTCAACCACAACAACATCTCCTTCATCACGCCGGGGGCGTTTAAAGGGCTGCCCAACTTGCTGGAGCTCAAGTTGGCCCACAATGAGTACATCCGCTACTTGCACACTCGCACCTTCACGGCGCTCAAACGCTTGGTGCGTCTGGACCTCTCCGACTGCAACCTGTTCAGCATGCCAGACCGCATCTTCCTGGAGCAAATCACCCTGAAGGAACTGCTGTGTTTCCAAAACAACTTTAGACGTGTTCCCGGTGCCATAAGGGGGATGGAAAACCTCACGCATGTCTACTTGGAGCGCAACAAGATCGAAGCGGTGGCCTACAACTCTCTGTTGGGGCTGAGCAACCTCAAGTACCTCAACTTACAGGAGAATCGCATAAATGTAATACATGATGAGGCCTTTAAAGATCTAGTGCGTCTGGAGAACTTCTACCTGAATGATAATCTGTTGGTCGACTTGCCCCAGAAGGCATTCAAAGGCCTAAGCAACTTAAAAATGTTGAATCTCGGTGGGAACATGTTGACCAATGTGTCCAAAACATGGTTTAGTGATCTTGTGGAGCTGGAGGTGCTGTATCTAGATCGAAACCGCCTGTCCTATATCGACGACGGCGCCTTTGAGAACTTGACAAGCCTCATTACGTTGCACCTCAACAGCAACAATCTGACATCTCTTCCCTTTTCGGTCTTCCAGCCCATCTATTTCATCGGCCGTCTGTATCTCTTTCGAAACCCTTGGGAGTGTACCTGTGACCTGGAGTGGTTGAGGGAGTGGATGGAGAGTTATAAATTAGTGAGGGACATTCCATGCGCATCTCCATCTTCAGTGGCTGGACTTGACCTCAGTGAAGTTGTCTACGCCCACCTGAACGGCACCTGTCTGGATCCTCCAGAGCTCAACCTGACCACATCTATTCCTGAGTACTCCACTGTGGAGAACAAGTTCAACAGCCTGATCTCCAAACTCCTACAGCAGGAACTAAGGGATGAGATGGTCAATGTCACGGACGGTCTGAGGAATGGCACCCAGCAGGACCCGGCAGAGAGTCAGGTTTCGTCTGGACGTGGACTGTTCGGTGCTGCTCAGACTGTGTTTCTTCTTGTGCTGCTTTTTCAAGTCCAGATTGACTGCATTAATGCCTCTTGAGAGTCTGGTGGATACTAAACGGGACTGAAGCACATCCAAGAGTGGAAGTAATTTTCCAGTATGGGAAATGTTTGGAAGGCCGTGATGAAACGTTTGATCTATCCTGCCATGAGCGGTGGGTTTTCTcatgttgaaaataaaattctggCAGATATAATGGAGCTGGAGATGATTGTCTCTTTGAAAGAATGGAAACTGAAGTCTTGAAGAGAAAGAAGCATGTTTTAAGCAAATAAggacttttgtttgttttgccaaTGCGAAGGATTGATTAAAGTATAACCGAGGGGCACTCTGTGAGAACTAGTTgcgcaaatgtttttttaccgTTATTTTTATCTAGATTTGATTTGAAACATCTTAATGCATCTATAGTACGAATATGTTTGTACATGTTCTGTTGCGTAACTTTGTAACATTTGTTGTGTAGGAGATTTATCTGATAACGCTTCTCGCTATCATTTCACCAGATGGCATAACACGGTGTCCTCTTTTGTTTGGTTCATTGAACTGGGTAAGTTTCCAGATCTGGAAAATGCATTAGTCCTTCTACTCCGTAAAGCTTAAGTGCACTCGGTAACATAAGCTGCTTCATACTGTAACCAAATGGATTGGCTTTATCATGGTGTTTCACTGTTATGATCAAATATCTTCACTATACAGAACACAACGTGCACGGAAGGATGATGTCATACTACTACATATACATGAGATTTGTGAAAGAGACCTAGTGATTGTGCTTTAACActgatttttgtttacatgtgattgagatat from Labeo rohita strain BAU-BD-2019 chromosome 9, IGBB_LRoh.1.0, whole genome shotgun sequence encodes the following:
- the nyx gene encoding nyctalopin isoform X2; its protein translation is MRQDMDFVYFLLLPPYTLALWACTRSCPPSCTCTQEKSCSVLCDHVNMMDLPKEFPCEASSINLDKNSIKFLSERAFGTLPSLKTLSLNHNNISFITPGAFKGLPNLLELKLAHNEYIRYLHTRTFTALKRLVRLDLSDCNLFSMPDRIFLEQITLKELLCFQNNFRRVPGAIRGMENLTHVYLERNKIEAVAYNSLLGLSNLKYLNLQENRINVIHDEAFKDLVRLENFYLNDNLLVDLPQKAFKGLSNLKMLNLGGNMLTNVSKTWFSDLVELEVLYLDRNRLSYIDDGAFENLTSLITLHLNSNNLTSLPFSVFQPIYFIGRLYLFRNPWECTCDLEWLREWMESYKLVRDIPCASPSSVAGLDLSEVVYAHLNGTCLDPPELNLTTSIPEYSTVENKFNSLISKLLQQELRDEMVNVTDGLRNGTQQDPAESQVSSGRGLFGAAQTVFLLVLLFQVQIDCINAS
- the nyx gene encoding nyctalopin isoform X1 yields the protein MCSIIIAVYFLLLPPYTLALWACTRSCPPSCTCTQEKSCSVLCDHVNMMDLPKEFPCEASSINLDKNSIKFLSERAFGTLPSLKTLSLNHNNISFITPGAFKGLPNLLELKLAHNEYIRYLHTRTFTALKRLVRLDLSDCNLFSMPDRIFLEQITLKELLCFQNNFRRVPGAIRGMENLTHVYLERNKIEAVAYNSLLGLSNLKYLNLQENRINVIHDEAFKDLVRLENFYLNDNLLVDLPQKAFKGLSNLKMLNLGGNMLTNVSKTWFSDLVELEVLYLDRNRLSYIDDGAFENLTSLITLHLNSNNLTSLPFSVFQPIYFIGRLYLFRNPWECTCDLEWLREWMESYKLVRDIPCASPSSVAGLDLSEVVYAHLNGTCLDPPELNLTTSIPEYSTVENKFNSLISKLLQQELRDEMVNVTDGLRNGTQQDPAESQVSSGRGLFGAAQTVFLLVLLFQVQIDCINAS